A genomic region of Arachis hypogaea cultivar Tifrunner chromosome 5, arahy.Tifrunner.gnm2.J5K5, whole genome shotgun sequence contains the following coding sequences:
- the LOC112803556 gene encoding uncharacterized protein, producing the protein MICLAKPSRRSPASKATVRRSLAPTREAGHQPRCSEAKPSRQSAASKATVRRSLAPFPEAGHQPRCSEEKPSRRSAASKATVRRSLAPFPEAGHQPRCSEAKPSRRSPASKATVRRSLAPFPEAGHQPHWFNHVLSKDWMDLPRFENEYIVGVKSFLEFAFVKGKPVGKEIQCPCAKCGNTYWRKRDAVYEHLICYGFVEGYKRWTNHGESVIPTVVDTDMDDRGGLDDIDGLLRDAFGNMANLEEGNSGLNEDAKRFYKLVDEAGLELYPNCTTGFSRLSFIIRLYHLKCLHGWNNTSFTSLLELLKEAIPDLNIPISFNKAKNMVKELGLDYEKIDACPNDCMLYRNEYINDSVCRICGESRYNQTPTTDDNEDDFALPNKVHKVAAKTLRYFPLIPRLKRLFMCPNTAEALRWHDEQRLKDGCIRHPADGQAWKNLDNRYPTFSKELRNLRLGLASDSFNPFRTMNVSHSTWPVVLMVYNFPPWMSMKSEYCMLSLIIPGPCSPGNNIDIFLQPLIEELKELWVLGIDTYDSFKNETFQMHAALLWTINDFPAYAMLSGWSTKGKLACPCCNHDTSSCYLKHSQKTVYMDHRRF; encoded by the exons ATGATTTGTTTG GCAAAACCCAGTCGCCGGTCACCAGCTTCGAAGGCCACCGTCCGTCGAAGTCTTGCTCCAACACGTGAAGCTGGGCATCAGCCCCGCTG TTCTGAG GCAAAACCTAGTCGCCAGTCAGCAGCTTCGAAGGCCACCGTCCGTCGAAGTCTTGCTCCATTCCCCGAAGCTGGGCATCAGCCTCGCTG TTCTGAG GAAAAACCTAGTCGCCGGTCAGCAGCTTCGAAGGCCACCGTCCGTCGAAGTCTTGCTCCATTCCCCGAAGCTGGGCATCAGCCTCGCTG TTCTGAG GCAAAACCCAGTCGCCGATCACCAGCTTCGAAGGCCACCGTCCGTCGAAGTCTTGCTCCATTCCCCGAAGCTGGGCATCAACCTCACTG GTTTAATCATGTTTTGTCAAAAGATTGGATGGATTTACCAAGATTTGAGAACGAGTACATAGTTGGTGTAAAAAGTTTTTTAGAGTTTGCCTTCGTAAAAGGAAAACCGGTTGGAAAAGAAATCCAATGTCCGTGTGCAAAGTGTGGAAACACTTATTGGCGTAAACGAGACGCCGTATATGAGCATCTTATTTGCTATGGGTTTGTCGAAGGTTATAAACGATGGACTAATCATGGGGAATCAGTAATCCCAACAGTAGTAGATACTGACATGGATGATCGAGGCGGCCTTGATGATATTGACGGGTTGCTGCGTGACGCATTCGGAAATATGGCAAATCTTGAGGAGGGAAACAGTGGGTTGAATGAAGATGCGAAGAGATTTTATAAGCTAGTAGACGAAGCAGGTCTGGAATTATATCCGAATTGTACAACTGGATTTTCGAGATTATCGTTCATCATTCGTCTTTACCACTTGAAGTGTCTACATGGGTGGAATAACACATCGTTTACCTCCCTCTTGGAGTTATTGAAAGAAGCTATACCTGATTTGAACATTCCCATTTCTTTTAATAAAGCTAAGAATATGGTTAAAGAGTTGGGTCTTGACTATGAAAAAATTGATGCATGTCCTAATGACTGCATGCTGTATCGGAATGAGTACATAAATGACTCAGTTTGCCGTATCTGTGGAGAGTCTCGATATAATCAGACTCCTACTACGGATGACAACGAAGATGACTTTGCGCTTCCGAATAAAGTTCATAAGGTTGCTGCGAAAACCTTAAGATACTTTCCTTTAATACCAAGGCTTAAAAGGCTTTTTATGTGCCCAAACACAGCAGAGGCGTTGAGGTGGCATGATGAGCAGCGTTTGAAAGACGGTTGCATAAGGCACCCTGCTGATGGCCAAGCATGGAAGAACTTGGACAATCGATACCCGACCTTTTCAAAAGAACTGCGCAACTTGAGGCTTGGTTTGGCAAGTGACAGTTTTAATCCTTTTCGAACTATGAATGTGTCACATAGCACATGGCCAGTTGTCTTAATGGTGTACAACTTTCCCCCTTGGATGTCCATGAAGTCAGAATATTGCATGCTCTCTTTAATCATACCTGGACCTTGTTCACCAGGAaataatattgatatttttttgcAACCATTGATCGAAGAGCTGAAGGAGCTATGGGTGTTAGGGATAGATACATATGATTCTTTTAAGAATGAAACTTTTCAAATGCATGCTGCACTTCTTTGGACAATCAATGATTTTCCAGCGTATGCGATGTTGTCCGGTTGGAGTACGAAAGGAAAGTTAGCTTGCCCTTGTTgcaaccatgatacttcttcTTGTTACTTGAAACATAGCCAAAAGACAGTTTACATGGACCATAGGAGATTCTAG